A genome region from Penicillium psychrofluorescens genome assembly, chromosome: 3 includes the following:
- a CDS encoding uncharacterized protein (ID:PFLUO_004948-T1.cds;~source:funannotate) yields MTAREDTVLAPTDPSVTDENDWWEFSLTEVKVLRPGKMLYANLLDASDDNPLQVIGCLEQVREDEEHLVLNPDYLSKRMIIDDVTHYAYGQTEDKTIEIWVAGKAGWYDISPAKGYLPTFNRMVQSIDLLYFLVDRHQQGRRQLKPTVRELCEQASRVFYIYHTHGVCEDRAQSAEVFKEHGAFLLRCMIRDEEEVEWKKTNIFNHLRRQCREAYDQIMEEVSSSSADEAQDEPEAATPRRDPAAIAKSQTDAIYQLLQELRDEGQLAKRRLHIDLLQERLASRYSLAGQDGAQKIIAARATAVLELMDAEEGFRWNRYVIHRELKQAASKETSLPPALLTPLLALEPSSDEDSGRVRKSVLRPKASSKTLKGKRNKDAVANQETKESDADDDDDDVPDEMDTPSKTRGHELIRDPFSSAKTRTRSILSDSGPAASLMKQLLQDTVQTPATPILSDTNNGTSDFSPLPTTGDTELESDDIWTCHMPECTMIIAMKSGDERKKLIEAHATEHDWKTQMRVELVESERRLHSAFPVTNLMQYLVNQHYQQMRTAFPELYEGDDQRNGNITTEHPQSPTNNGDSVTTPKSQRSSAKKQKLTPADVNGDT; encoded by the exons ATGACTGCCCGCGAAGATACCGTCCTGGCTCCCACCGATCCCTCCGTCACCGATGAGAACGATTGGTGGGAGTTCAGCTTGACCGAGGTCAAGGTGCTGCGGCCCGGCAAGATGCTGTACGCGAACCTACTCGATGCCTCCGACGACAATCCCCTACAAGTTATCGGCTGCTTGGAGCAGGTCcgggaggacgaggagcatTTGG TGCTCAACCCCGACTACCTTTCCAAACGCATGATTATCGACGACGTAACACATTACGCGTATGGACAAACAGAGGATAAGACGATCGAGATCTGGGTTGCTGGCAAGGCTGGTTGGTACGACATCTCGCCGGCCAAGGGATACTTGCCTACCTTCAACCGCATGGTTCAGTCGATTGACCTGCTATATTTCCTGGTGGACCGACACCAGCAGGGTCGCAGGCAGCTGAAACCCACTGTCCGGGAGTTGTGTGAACAGGCTAGTCGcgtgttt TATATTTACCACACCCACGGCGTGTGCGAGGACAGAGCACAGTCTGCCGAAGTCTTCAAAGAACACGGTGCTTTCTTACTTCGCTGCATGATCcgggatgaagaagaagtggagtggaagaaaacCAATATCTTCAACCACCTGCGTCGCCAGTGTCGC GAGGCCTACGACCAGATCATGGAGGAAGTctcatccagctccgccGACGAGGCTCAAGATGAGCCCGAAGCTGCGACTCCTCGACGTGATCCCGCTGCGATTGCGAAATCACAGACTGATGCCATCtaccagctcctccaagaATTACGAGACGAGGGCCAGCTGGCCAAACGCCGACTTCACATTGATCTCTTGCAGGAGCGTCTAGCCAGTCGATATTCTTTGGCCGGCCAGGATGGCGCGCAGAAGATCATCGCTGCCCGAGCAACCGCCGTACTGGAGTTGATGGATGCTGAGGAAGGTTTTCGATGGAATCGCTACGTGATCCACCGGGAGCTCAAGCAAGCTGCCTCGAAAGAAACCTCCCTGCCACCAGCCCTTCTCACTCCCTTGCTCGCCTTGGAACCCTCCAGTGACGAGGATAGCGGACGAGTCCGCAAATCCGTGCTCCGGCCCAAGGCCAGCTCGAAGACATTGAAGGGCAAGCGAAACAAAGATGCCGTTGCCAATCAGGAAACGAAAGAATCCGacgccgatgacgacgatgacgacgtACCGGACGAGATGGACACTCCCAGCAAGACCCGAGGCCATGAGCTCATCCGCGACCCATTCTCTTCTGCAAAGACGCGGACCCGCTCCATCCTGTCCGACTCGGGACCTGCCGCTTCTCTGATGAAGCAACTGCTCCAGGACACCGTCCAGACACCCGCAACCCCGATCCTCTCAGATACAAATAACGGCACATCGGATTTCAGCCCTCTACCTACCACTGGCGACACCGAGCTCGAGTCTGACGACATCTGGACATGCCATATGCCCGAATGCACCATGATCATTGCCATGAAATCCGGGGACGAACGTAAGAAGCTGATCGAAGCACATGCCACCGAACACGACTGGAAGACTCAGATGAGGGTCGAGCTTGTGGAGTCTGAGAGACGCTTGCACTCGGCTTTCCCCGTTACCAATCTCATGCAGTACCTTGTCAACCAGCACTACCAGCAGATGCGCACTGCGTTTCCTGAGCTGTATGAGGGGGATGACCAAAGGAACGGAAATATAACCACCGAGCATCCACAGAGCCCTACCAATAATGGCGATTCGGTGACAACACCTAAAAGCCAGCGCTCCTCGGCAAAGAAACAGAAACTGACGCCCGCTGATGTAAATGGCGATACCTGA